The sequence ATTTAAATTCAAAACTATATTTAACCATAGAAAAAACCCCCAAAAACCAGATTTTTTAGGCTCTATAATATTTAGTGTTGGTGAACCAATCGGTTCACTGGCACTATTTTTTATTTTTAAATGAAAAAAGACCAGTGAACTCCTATAATTAAGTTACCACACAAAAGAATAGGAGAATTCACATGGCCTACACTCATTCTATAAAAAAACTGCTCAATATTAAAGACCCAAATATTTATTTATCTGAAGTTCCTGTTATGAAGGAAAAGAAAAAGGATCAAGAATGTCTGGTAGTGCATGGGAAATTGACCTATCGGCCTACCTGCTGTAAAGTGTGTGGTGTCAAAAACAACTCTCACCAGGATCTCATCAAACACGGCACAAAATGTTCTACACTCACACTGACTCATGTCAATTTCCAGCCTGTACTGTTCCGATTGAAAAAGCAGCGATTTCTTTGTAAGCACTGTGATTCGACTTTCATAGCGGAAACCTCCCTGGTCGATCGCCATTGCTTCATCTCTAATTCGATCAAGACAACTATTGCCATGGAATTGAAAGAGACACAATCCATGACACTTATCGCCCAGCACCTGTCCGTTTCTCCTCCTACTGTGATTCGGGTAATGCGCCAAGTGGGGGAGACGCTTGAACCAAACAATCAGGAACTGCCCCAACATCTTTCCATCGATGAATTCAAGTCGGTCAAGGATGTATCCGGAGCGATGAGCTTCCTGTTTATTAATGCGTCAACCCACCGGTTGACGGATGTTGTCGAGAATAGACAACTGCCTTACCTGCTGGATTATTTTATGCGGTATCCAGTAGAAGCAAGAAACAAAGTCAAAACGGTCACGATGGATATGTATTCACCCTATACACAGCTTGTGAGAGATTGTTTCCCCTACGCTAAAATCATCATTGACCGATTCCACATCGTTCAACATATGAATCGGGCTTTGAACAGCGAACGAATCAAGGTCATGAATGAACTGCGTTACACGAGGCCAAGGGATTATCGAAAATTAAAAAAACAATGGAAGTTGGTGCTTAAAAATGAAGACGATTTAGATTTTTCCCGTTATTTTACCCACCGGTTATATGAAGGGGCTGTTACTGAAAAAATGATGGCGGATTACCTTGTGCAACTTGATTCCAGACTTGAACGTGTCTATGCGCTTTTCAATCAATTGAAGTGGGCACTGGAACACCGTGATTTCAAGCGATTCAAAAGATATTTAGAAGAATCAAAAAAATATGCTTTACCAAGAAAAGCGAGAACTGTTCTTCAAACGTTTGAAAAAATACCTGGAGCCCATTAAAAATGCGTTTGTGTACACTCTTTCCAATGGCCCCATTGAAGGAATGAATAATAAAATCAAGAACATCAAACGATTAGGGTATGGCTACCGAAATTTCTATAACCTGCGGGCCCGACTGTTGATTTCTTACCGATTGACCACTTCTAATTATCAACCTAGAGCTTTGTATTTTGAAGATGAAATAGCAGCATAAAATAAAAAGCCAAAGCGACGTAGTCGCTCTGACTTATTTGGCCCACCAACACTACTTGTCAAAGAGCCATTTTTTAGGTCTAACTTTTGGGAGTCGGCACGTTCTGCTAATGATTTTTTGTTTATTTAAAATAGTCCACTATTCCCTGTACTATTCCATTTGCTAATTTTTCTTGGTAATTATTTGTAACTAATTTAGATCTTTCAGAAGCGTTATCTATAAAACCCAGCTCTAACAAAACAGCAGGCATATTAGTTTCTCTAATCACATGGAAGTCTGCTTTCTTAGCTCCTCTGTTATACGCCCCTGAATAACTAATCATTTGTTGCTGAGAACTTTTTGCCAGCTTCTCACTACTTGTTAAACGACTAATA is a genomic window of Carnobacterium sp. CP1 containing:
- a CDS encoding ISL3 family transposase, coding for MAYTHSIKKLLNIKDPNIYLSEVPVMKEKKKDQECLVVHGKLTYRPTCCKVCGVKNNSHQDLIKHGTKCSTLTLTHVNFQPVLFRLKKQRFLCKHCDSTFIAETSLVDRHCFISNSIKTTIAMELKETQSMTLIAQHLSVSPPTVIRVMRQVGETLEPNNQELPQHLSIDEFKSVKDVSGAMSFLFINASTHRLTDVVENRQLPYLLDYFMRYPVEARNKVKTVTMDMYSPYTQLVRDCFPYAKIIIDRFHIVQHMNRALNSERIKVMNELRYTRPRDYRKLKKQWKLVLKNEDDLDFSRYFTHRLYEGAVTEKMMADYLVQLDSRLERVYALFNQLKWALEHRDFKRFKRYLEESKKYALPRKARTVLQTFEKIPGAH
- a CDS encoding transposase; its protein translation is MLYQEKRELFFKRLKKYLEPIKNAFVYTLSNGPIEGMNNKIKNIKRLGYGYRNFYNLRARLLISYRLTTSNYQPRALYFEDEIAA